The proteins below come from a single Mesobacillus jeotgali genomic window:
- the hisJ gene encoding histidinol-phosphatase HisJ gives MKDGHVHTSFCPHGTKDSLDDYVQRALELGCKEITFAEHAPLPEGFKDPTPLQDSAMRFEDLEPYFQSIEEAKRKYRGKIKINTGFEIDFIEGYEVQTANFLSKFGPRLDDAVLSVHFLKNPAGEYDCLDYSPDNFGKMVKEYGSAELIHRHYYQTVLKSIHADLGPYKPKRIGHITLANKFRLKYPIAQECTDEIIEILETVSKFGYELDYNGAGTAKPLCREPYPPDWVVSEAKKLGIRLVYGSDAHQAKELGQGLDRMLVKQK, from the coding sequence ATGAAGGATGGCCACGTTCACACATCTTTTTGCCCTCATGGCACGAAAGATTCGTTAGATGACTACGTCCAGCGGGCACTTGAGCTTGGCTGCAAGGAAATCACCTTTGCCGAGCATGCCCCTTTACCAGAAGGATTCAAAGATCCTACACCCTTGCAGGACAGCGCAATGCGTTTTGAGGATTTGGAACCATATTTTCAAAGTATCGAAGAAGCAAAGAGAAAATATCGCGGAAAAATAAAAATCAATACTGGTTTCGAGATTGATTTTATCGAAGGATACGAGGTTCAAACGGCCAATTTCCTCAGTAAATTCGGACCGCGGCTAGACGATGCCGTTCTATCGGTGCATTTTCTGAAAAATCCTGCAGGAGAATATGATTGTCTTGACTACAGCCCGGACAACTTCGGGAAGATGGTTAAAGAATATGGTTCTGCCGAACTGATTCATCGACACTACTATCAGACCGTCTTAAAATCCATTCATGCTGATCTGGGGCCATATAAGCCTAAACGAATCGGACATATTACCCTTGCGAATAAATTCCGCTTAAAATATCCAATTGCGCAGGAATGTACTGATGAAATCATTGAAATCCTGGAGACCGTATCGAAGTTTGGATATGAGCTGGATTATAACGGAGCGGGTACCGCAAAGCCTTTATGCCGTGAGCCTTATCCGCCAGATTGGGTAGTCAGCGAAGCCAAAAAGCTCGGGATCAGGCTTGTGTACGGATCTGATGCCCATCAGGCGAAGGAATTGGGACAGGGACTTGACAGAATGCTTGTAAAACAAAAATAA
- the refZ gene encoding forespore capture DNA-binding protein RefZ gives MRKNSKAAIIDAAIYLFNTKGFNGTSVRDIAAKADVNAANISYYFRNKNGLLENCFTVFFESYMEELEKGFSLLEYGAELCLNAMVDNVLRYQCQNIQLTRFILREMTIDSQVVREIMSTYHVKERYMFKKVLEAGMENGEFKKHSVQYSILQLKGLLSMPFLNTHYVTEVLHVQPHEKYFADKYSHEISQWVKGTLGTGHQVHEKMLINI, from the coding sequence ATGAGAAAAAATTCAAAAGCTGCGATTATTGATGCGGCCATCTACTTATTCAATACGAAGGGGTTCAATGGGACATCAGTAAGGGATATTGCAGCAAAGGCAGACGTAAATGCAGCGAATATCTCATACTACTTCCGGAATAAGAATGGACTCCTCGAAAATTGTTTTACCGTTTTTTTCGAAAGCTATATGGAAGAATTGGAAAAGGGCTTTTCGTTGCTGGAGTACGGTGCGGAATTGTGCCTGAACGCAATGGTTGACAATGTATTGAGATACCAATGCCAGAACATCCAATTGACAAGGTTCATTTTAAGAGAAATGACAATCGATTCTCAGGTTGTCAGGGAGATTATGTCCACCTATCATGTAAAAGAACGCTATATGTTTAAAAAGGTGCTTGAGGCTGGGATGGAGAATGGGGAATTCAAAAAGCATTCCGTCCAGTACAGCATTTTACAGTTAAAAGGTCTGCTGTCGATGCCGTTCCTGAACACCCATTATGTGACGGAGGTTCTGCATGTGCAGCCTCATGAAAAATACTTTGCTGACAAGTACAGCCATGAGATCTCACAATGGGTCAAAGGAACCCTTGGTACAGGCCATCAAGTGCATGAAAAAATGTTGATTAATATATAG
- a CDS encoding GAF domain-containing protein: MFKVETYSDSREKNYDLLIKQLKALVEDEKNAIANFSNASALLNQFLDRVNWVGFYLMEDGELVLGPFQGLPACVRIPLGKGVCGTAASTQETLRVEDVHAFPGHIACDAASQSEIVVPMIKDGQVIGVLDIDSPEKNRFDELDQQKLEEFVDMLLQYIS; the protein is encoded by the coding sequence GTGTTTAAAGTCGAAACATACAGCGACAGCCGTGAAAAAAATTACGATTTATTGATAAAGCAACTCAAAGCCTTGGTGGAGGATGAAAAGAATGCGATCGCGAATTTCAGCAATGCATCAGCTTTATTGAACCAATTCCTCGATCGCGTCAACTGGGTCGGCTTTTATCTGATGGAGGATGGAGAGCTTGTCCTCGGACCATTCCAGGGCCTTCCAGCCTGTGTGAGAATCCCGCTCGGCAAAGGAGTTTGCGGTACAGCCGCATCCACCCAGGAAACATTAAGAGTGGAAGATGTCCATGCCTTCCCGGGCCACATCGCATGTGATGCCGCTTCCCAATCAGAAATCGTCGTTCCGATGATCAAAGACGGTCAAGTCATCGGCGTTCTTGATATTGATTCACCGGAAAAAAATCGCTTTGATGAATTGGACCAGCAAAAACTCGAGGAATTCGTTGACATGCTGTTACAGTATATAAGCTGA